In one window of Calypte anna isolate BGI_N300 chromosome 1, bCalAnn1_v1.p, whole genome shotgun sequence DNA:
- the PAAF1 gene encoding proteasomal ATPase-associated factor 1, which produces MAAALRIQSDWSRTLRREEGEAWVSCRSPGKPTLYGSLTCRGLSPEGTPEISASEGFLVGEVTKKSILLSCPHENVSTKFLAPYTTFSRIHQKSITCLDISSGGGLGVSASTDGTMKIWQAANGEIRRLLEGHVSDVNCCRFFPSGLVVLSGGMDAQLKIWSAEDASCVVTFKGHKGGILDTAIVDRGRNVLSCSRDGTACLWDCGKSSCLGIITDCGSPVNGIAVGTADNSLNLGTPEKAPSEREVGTEGKILLLAREDRKLQGVGLQSRQPIFLFTGSDAFNCCTFLSSSYLLAGTQDGNIYQLDVRNTNIPIQIIHRSGAPVLSLLPYRDGFIASQGDGTSFVVQQDLDYVLDLTEPDCDPVYKVASWEKQIYTCCRDGIVRRYQLSNL; this is translated from the exons ATGGCGGCGGCCCTGAGGATCCAGAGCGATTGGAGCCGAACCCTGAG gagggaggagggggaagccTGGGTGAGCTGCAGGAGTCccg ggaaGCCCACCCTGTATGGCAGCCTGACCTGCAGAGGCCTCAGCCCTGAGGGCACCCCAGAGATCTCTGCATCTGAGGGCTTCCTGGTTGGGGAAGTCACCAAG aaAAGCATTCTCCTCTCTTGTCCTCACGAAAATGTCTCCACAAAGTTCCTGGCCCCCTACACAACTTTTTCTAGGATTCACCAGAAAAGT aTCACCTGTCTTGATATTTCCAGTGGTGGAGGGCTTGGTGTCTCTGCCAGCACAGATGGGACCATGAAAATCTGGCAGGCAGCAAATGGAGAAATCAGA agaCTATTGGAAGGCCATGTGTCTGATGTGAATTGTTGCAGGTTTTTCCCTTCGGGCCTCGTGGTTCTGAGTGGGGGAATGGATGCCCAGCTCAAGATCTGGTCAGCAGAAGATGCCAGCTGTGTGGTAACATTTAAAGGGCACAAAGGAG GGATTTTGGACACTGCCATAGTGGATCGAGGAAGGAAtgtcctctcctgctccagggatgGCACTGCCTGCCTCTGGGATTGTGGAAAATCCTCCTGCCTGGGGATCATCACTGACTGTGGCTCTCCTGTTAATGGCATTGCTGTGGGCACTGCTGACAACTCCCTGAACCTGGGAACACCTGAAAAAGCTCCTA gtgaACGTGAGGTTggaacagaagggaaaatccTGCTGCTGGCTCGGGAAGACAGGAAGCTCCAAGGAGTGGgactgcagagcaggcagcca ATCTTCCTCTTCACTGGATCTGATGCCTTCAACTGCTGCaccttcctctccagctcctaCCTCCTTGCTGGGACTCAGGATGGGAACATTTATCAGCTGGATGTGAGGAACACAAA cATTCCAATCCAAATCATCCACAGATCAGGAGCTCCtgtgctctccctgctcccctaCAGAGATGGATTTATTGCCAGCCAAG GGGATGGAACCTCCTTTGTTGTCCAGCAGGACCTCGATTACGTCCTCGACCTCACGGAACCTGACTGTGACCCTGTGTACAAG gtggcTTCTTGGGAGAAGCAAATTTACACATGCTGCAGAGATGGGATAGTCAGGAGATACCAACTTTCCAACCTTTAG
- the DNAJB13 gene encoding dnaJ homolog subfamily B member 13 isoform X2: MGQDYYAVLELGRGAKDADIKKAYRKLSLKYHPLKCKEPWAPKKFKQLAEAYDVLSDPMKKGIYDKFGEEGLKGGIPLEFGAENPWSTGYVFHNKPEKVFREFFGGDNPFAEFFAEDGSELVVPFGGLQGRGAMKQDPPIVRNLYLSLEDLFYGCTKKMKISHRGPNVIPADITFVVQEKPHPRFRRVNDDLIYISTIPLGKALVGCSVAVRTLDGRLLNIPINDIVDPQYCKVVPGEGMPLAQDPRSKGNLLIYFNICFPKKLTPEKKILLRNALLS, encoded by the exons ATGGGGCAGGATTATTAcgctgtgctggagctgggccGCGGGGCCAAGGATGCCGACATCAAGAAGGC CTACAGGAAGCTGTCCCTGAAGTATCACCCCCTAAAATGCAAGGAGCCTTGGGCACCCAAGAAGTtcaagcagctggcagaggcCTACGATGTGCTCAGCGACC cCATGAAGAAAGGCATTTATGACAAGTTTGGAGAAGAAGGCCTCAAAGGTGGCATCCCCTTGGAGTTTGGTGCTGAGAACCCCTGGAGCACGGGTTATGTCTTCCACAACAAGCCTGAGAAAGTCTTCAGGGAGTTCTTTGGGGGAGACAACCCCTTTGCAG AATTCTTTGCTGAGGATGGCTCAGAGCTGGTTGTGCCCtttggggggctgcagggacgAGGGGCAATGAAGCAAGACCCCCCCATTGTGAGGAACCTCTACCTCTCCCTTGAAGATCTCTTCTATGGCTGCACCAAGAAGATGAAAATCTCCCACAGG GGCCCAAATGTCATCCCAGCTGACATCACCTTTGTTGTCCAAGAGAAACCTCACCCAAGGTTTAGAAGGGTCAATGATGACCTCATTTACATCTCCACCATCCCCCTGGGCAAG GCCCTGGTGGGCTGCTCAGTGGCTGTGAGGACACTGGATGGGAGGCTGCTCAACATCCCCATCAATGACATCGTGGA CCCCCAGTACTGCAAagtggtgccaggggaggggaTGCCACTGGCCCAGGACCCCCGGAGCAAGGGGAACCTCCTGATCTATTTCAACATCTGCTTCCCCAAGAAGCTGACaccagagaagaaaattctCTTGAGAAATGCCCTCCTGTCCTAG
- the DNAJB13 gene encoding dnaJ homolog subfamily B member 13 isoform X1 — protein MGQDYYAVLELGRGAKDADIKKAYRKLSLKYHPLKCKEPWAPKKFKQLAEAYDVLSDPMKKGIYDKFGEEGLKGGIPLEFGAENPWSTGYVFHNKPEKVFREFFGGDNPFAEFFAEDGSELVVPFGGLQGRGAMKQDPPIVRNLYLSLEDLFYGCTKKMKISHRVLNEDGLTSTIRDKILTIDVQPGWKQGTSVTFEKEGDQGPNVIPADITFVVQEKPHPRFRRVNDDLIYISTIPLGKALVGCSVAVRTLDGRLLNIPINDIVDPQYCKVVPGEGMPLAQDPRSKGNLLIYFNICFPKKLTPEKKILLRNALLS, from the exons ATGGGGCAGGATTATTAcgctgtgctggagctgggccGCGGGGCCAAGGATGCCGACATCAAGAAGGC CTACAGGAAGCTGTCCCTGAAGTATCACCCCCTAAAATGCAAGGAGCCTTGGGCACCCAAGAAGTtcaagcagctggcagaggcCTACGATGTGCTCAGCGACC cCATGAAGAAAGGCATTTATGACAAGTTTGGAGAAGAAGGCCTCAAAGGTGGCATCCCCTTGGAGTTTGGTGCTGAGAACCCCTGGAGCACGGGTTATGTCTTCCACAACAAGCCTGAGAAAGTCTTCAGGGAGTTCTTTGGGGGAGACAACCCCTTTGCAG AATTCTTTGCTGAGGATGGCTCAGAGCTGGTTGTGCCCtttggggggctgcagggacgAGGGGCAATGAAGCAAGACCCCCCCATTGTGAGGAACCTCTACCTCTCCCTTGAAGATCTCTTCTATGGCTGCACCAAGAAGATGAAAATCTCCCACAGG GTGCTGAACGAGGATGGGCTGACCAGCACCATCAGAGATAAGATCCTCACCATTGAtgtgcagccaggctggaagCAGGGCACCAGCGTCACCTTTGAGAAGGAAGGGGATCAG GGCCCAAATGTCATCCCAGCTGACATCACCTTTGTTGTCCAAGAGAAACCTCACCCAAGGTTTAGAAGGGTCAATGATGACCTCATTTACATCTCCACCATCCCCCTGGGCAAG GCCCTGGTGGGCTGCTCAGTGGCTGTGAGGACACTGGATGGGAGGCTGCTCAACATCCCCATCAATGACATCGTGGA CCCCCAGTACTGCAAagtggtgccaggggaggggaTGCCACTGGCCCAGGACCCCCGGAGCAAGGGGAACCTCCTGATCTATTTCAACATCTGCTTCCCCAAGAAGCTGACaccagagaagaaaattctCTTGAGAAATGCCCTCCTGTCCTAG